From Algoriphagus sp. NG3, the proteins below share one genomic window:
- the gldK gene encoding gliding motility lipoprotein GldK translates to MYRKNNVRFLPITLGLALVTLLPSCGLFNKKGSASEKMNRRGEVTGVPKRTSWQQNLPYDMVPVKAGTFWMGQADEDIAYTHSSLNKQITISEFFMDKYEVSNNKYRQFLEAVKSGTYETGTPTTLKDPPQLNYDELRPDTTVWSTSFAYHYGDPLMEFYFDHPAFDNYPVVGVSWDQAKKYCEWRTYHMRANDDSDFDGPAFELPSEAEWEYAAKGGKEVAKYPWGGPYLKNKRGCLMANFKPGRGNYIDDGFAYTAPVDVFAPNGYGLYNMSGNVAEWVLDAYSTTSSSITWDMNPVYDDPNEPRKVVRGGSWKDIAHFLETSTRTYEYEDVAQAHIGFRTKMTFIGRSGAMDVRSSTRRRR, encoded by the coding sequence ATGTATAGAAAAAACAATGTTCGCTTTCTGCCCATTACCCTAGGTTTGGCATTAGTGACGCTTTTGCCGAGTTGTGGTCTTTTCAATAAGAAGGGTTCAGCTAGCGAAAAGATGAATAGAAGAGGAGAGGTGACGGGAGTTCCTAAAAGAACAAGCTGGCAACAAAATCTTCCTTATGATATGGTGCCTGTCAAAGCGGGGACATTTTGGATGGGGCAAGCTGATGAAGATATCGCCTATACCCATTCCTCATTGAATAAGCAGATTACGATTTCTGAATTTTTTATGGACAAATACGAAGTGTCCAATAACAAATACCGCCAATTTTTGGAAGCTGTAAAAAGCGGGACTTATGAAACAGGGACCCCAACTACACTTAAAGACCCTCCCCAGCTGAATTATGATGAGCTTAGACCAGATACTACGGTGTGGTCAACGAGTTTTGCCTATCACTACGGAGATCCATTGATGGAGTTTTACTTCGATCACCCTGCTTTTGATAATTATCCGGTTGTGGGGGTTTCTTGGGACCAGGCAAAAAAATATTGTGAGTGGAGAACCTACCACATGAGAGCTAATGACGACAGCGACTTTGATGGTCCGGCCTTCGAGCTTCCTTCAGAAGCGGAATGGGAGTATGCAGCCAAAGGAGGGAAAGAAGTAGCTAAATACCCCTGGGGCGGTCCATATCTGAAAAACAAAAGGGGTTGTTTGATGGCAAACTTCAAGCCTGGAAGAGGTAATTACATCGATGATGGTTTTGCTTATACTGCTCCTGTAGATGTTTTTGCCCCTAATGGGTATGGATTATACAATATGTCCGGAAATGTCGCTGAATGGGTTTTGGATGCCTATTCTACTACTTCTAGTTCCATTACTTGGGATATGAACCCGGTATATGATGATCCAAACGAACCTAGGAAAGTCGTAAGAGGCGGAAGCTGGAAAGATATAGCCCACTTTTTGGAAACAAGTACAAGAACGTATGAGTACGAAGATGTAGCCCAGGCTCACATTGGCTTCAGGACAAAAATGACATTTATTGGCCGCTCTGGAGCAATGGATGTAAGGAGTTCTACAAGAAGAAGACGATAA